ATTCTCTCACTAGCGAAATTGGTTAGCAAAGGGTGTCGGATAGATCGCGCTCGACTGTTGTTAGCGTTGTGGTTGATGATTGATTCATCAAATGAGCGGTTTCTTTGAGGGTTACCAATTAGGAGTCTTTGGGTGATGAAGTAGTGGATAATCTATAAGTCCCGAAACTTGAGCTTCGTGGATATTGATGAGGGTGTCGGGGACTCGGTGTGAGTTTGGTAACCGACGAAAGTATCGGGCTAGTGGGAGTTATGGAGACGGTAATGCGAATTGGTTCTATAAATTTTCGCGAGATTAGTACATTGATTCTAGAACACTAGGAGACTCAAGTACTTGTTTTACTTTCCAATGGCAAATTAATTTACGATTGACCGCTGGTACGAACCATGTTTCTTCTCCGGTAGCCGCgatttatttcttactcgtacattGAGAGCGTGCTTGGGAATGGGGAGATGGGTTTGTGAATTCATAGCTCTATGAGGTGGGTCAACATACCAGCGTGAAATTAGAAGTTGAAAGGagtagatttcgaggttgtgactGTGTTCTCACTAGTTACTTGATGAATAGTTTACAGATGTGTCTGTTAGATTCTCTGATTGTTGGGAGGTAAAACCATAGATAGACGTGAAAATCTGTACAGGTGATAGTTGACATGTCGATGGAACGATTGGATGTGTCTAGAGCGATGAGTGAGGCGGTGAAGTTGTCTGGTAAATCTTGTAATTGAAGCCTATCATATTTCAATGCATCTTATGTGTAATAAAATGATCTTCTATTGTAAGAAGATGGTGGTGCAagaaaccgagatggcccaagcGAGTAACAAAGATTGGATTATAGCTTAACATTTTATGTGTtgaaagtcttccttcccaaggTGTGGAAGAGCGACGTGTCCCGGATGGTTATCCGTCGGTGTTCAAAAGGAGTCTTATAATCATGTGATCGAAAGTTATTGTGTTTGATTAAGCAACTATGATAGTTGAAGCGGTTTTGATTTCTTATTTCAATTAGGTATGTTGAAGAGCTCTTTATTAAAATTCTACCAGCTCGACGTGCtcggagtgtgcgtgtcccaattGCTCTTGGCGTTATACATGGGGTTCCTTCACGAAGTTGGAATGGGGATTAGTGTAGGCTTTGTTAAAAATTTCAAAATGGGATATTGTTGAGGTGTAGAGAGTGTTGAACAAAAAGGCAAGGAACAATAAATATAGGGACCCTCGTGTTTTGCGAGGTGGTGCCCCGATTTGTGAGGTCAATAGATAAAATGCGAAGATCATGATCGAGGGTTTTGTTGTTTTCGAGATTCACAGCCTCGCGTATCGTGAGAAGAGGTTCATGAAACGCGACAACTCCTTGGCCAGCAAGTCGATTTTAATTGTTCCCATATTCGTATTCTCTTATGAATTGTAACCTTATCCTCCTGTTTATGGTGTGCACGATAATAttagtgaaaaatctctggtttgcaccCGTGATATATACCATTCTCTATGTTTGAAGTTAGGATATAATCATGTTAAATCCTTGTGTCGTTTTACACATTTATCGTTGTTTATTCAttcgtttgttatatgtaagtgtaATTCAATTACACAAGTCTTTTGTGGATTGAGTTTTTGCTAACGAGTGTATCATGTTGATCCATAAAAAAAGGCTCACGCTCCAAAAAATTCGGGCGATTAGGGTTTCCAGCCCGTCACCATTTTTTTCCACGCAATCAAGGTATTCTTCGACGTTTTTTCATGGGGGGAAGACGCTGGTATCagaaggatgatgaaggatatacgTTTCAGGTACGTAATGGGAATCGTAAACCTATTGATAACCCTTATCGTGTGAATCCATCCAAAGAATTGATCACGTTTTATATAACTAACCTGCCTGATTCTTTGGACCGTAATGGATTATGGAACGTGTGTAAGGACTATGGGATGATTGTTTCATCTTATGTTGCTTTCAAAAAGTCGAAGTTTGGATCTAGGTTTGGGTTTGTTCGTTTTGCTAATGTCAAAGACCCGATTGCATTAGCTAAATCCCTATCTTCTATCCAAGTACAGAAGATGAATTTGTTTGCAAGGGTGGCTAGATTCCAACGTGGACAAGAAAACTTCAGGGATTCGAAACCTAAACCTTCTGTTCAGGGACAGGCGAGCAAGTCTTATGCAAAGGAGTCGACACAGAATAGTGATCATGGTTCTTATGCGAATGTAACAGCGAATGTTTATCACTCTAAGCCAACAAGGGAGCCTGCTGTACCTAGGAAGAAAGCCGTGTTACTTGAACATGATCTTGTACAGCTATCGAATCCTATGGATACTGTTATGGTAAAGTTGAAAGATATTCAATCTTTACCTACTTTTGGGATGGTTTTAAAGGAGGAAGGTTTCCATGATGTCTCAATTCATTATATTGGGGGTTTATGGATTTGGTGTGAGTTCGATTCTGTGGATGCTTGTGCAGCTTTCAAAATTAATACGAACCTTAGAGTATTTTATGCTTTTGCAAGGCCTGTTGTTAATAATTTTGTTATGGATGAAAGATTAACGTGGATTGAGATTTCGGGCATGCCACTTTGTGCTTGGAAATCTAGTGcgtttaagaaagttgcttctttaATTGGGAGATTTATCTTTTTCGATAAGGAGAGTTGTGATGTTATGAGTCTTGGCAGGCTGTGTATTGCTGCTAGGCAGAAAAATTGGATTAATGAATGGGTGACTGTTGAAGTAAACGGGGTCTGCTACGATGTACATGTGCATGAGGTCGGCTCTTGGACTTACAAATTAGAAGGAGATAAGAATaatgataaagaagatgatgaatctGAAACGCCTTCGGATACTTACTAATCATCGGTTGATGAAACCGATTTTGAAAAAAACTCCGAAGGAAAGGCATATGGTGGGTGTAATCAGACTGAGGAGAATTCAGGTGTGGGGGATAGTTCGGGAAGAAAGGAAAGGATGAAGTCATCATCTACTTCTATGGGTGGCATAAATACGA
The window above is part of the Rutidosis leptorrhynchoides isolate AG116_Rl617_1_P2 chromosome 1, CSIRO_AGI_Rlap_v1, whole genome shotgun sequence genome. Proteins encoded here:
- the LOC139893452 gene encoding uncharacterized protein; its protein translation is MGGRRWYQKDDEGYTFQVRNGNRKPIDNPYRVNPSKELITFYITNLPDSLDRNGLWNVCKDYGMIVSSYVAFKKSKFGSRFGFVRFANVKDPIALAKSLSSIQVQKMNLFARVARFQRGQENFRDSKPKPSVQGQASKSYAKESTQNSDHGSYANVTANVYHSKPTREPAVPRKKAVLLEHDLVQLSNPMDTVMVKLKDIQSLPTFGMVLKEEGFHDVSIHYIGGLWIWCEFDSVDACAAFKINTNLRVFYAFARPVVNNFVMDERLTWIEISGMPLCAWKSSAFKKVASLIGRFIFFDKESCDVMSLGRLCIAARQKNWINEWVTVEVNGVCYDVHVHEVGSWTYKLEGDKNNDKEDDESETPSDTY